In Hyla sarda isolate aHylSar1 chromosome 9, aHylSar1.hap1, whole genome shotgun sequence, the following proteins share a genomic window:
- the LOC130292062 gene encoding protein spinster homolog 1-like yields the protein MASPQDPLLKEEEEAMEDHSDMDVEKGDIPERQNLPSLSVMSTARSIITAVLLAFVNLLIYANRSSVAGVLPYIQKAYDTNASLSGLLNTLFIGSYVLVAPIAGYLGDHCNKKYTVCAGVIIWLSMTLTLSFIPDGYFLLFLLTSGLVGAGEATFCTIAPSIIADLFTSDQRTRMLNVFYSVIPVGCGLGYIIGPKVTDAARGDWHWAFRVTPGLGLIAVALMILVTKELPRTTTNGKKNNKSQKFAKWATDLKKLFKNRSFMLTTMGSTAVSFIVGAIGVWGPSYLTHARTLLQEKDPCRAEPCDYHDILIFGVVTVVSGILGVVAGTEISKRYRKSNPRADPLVCGCAMMLSAPFLLLALTFGNISLVATNIFIFLGETLLSVNFTLISDIILKVVTPWRRSSALAVQMTIYHLLGDAGSPYLIGLISDTYERGYAKSPLLKYRSLEYALMTCTIMAVIGGAFFMATALYIERDEKEAEMESEPPSSSSSSLLPADEDRASD from the coding sequence atggcctctccacaagacccattgctaaaggaggaggaagaagcaatggaggaccatagtgatatggatgtagaaaagggcgatatccctgagaggcagaacctgccatctctaagcgtgatgtccaccgcacgttccatcatcaccgcagtgctcctcgcctttgttaatttgctcatctatgcaaatcgctccagcgtggcgggggtgctgccttatatacagaaagcatatgacaccaatgctagtctgtccggcttattgaatacattgttcattggaagctacgtgctggtcgcaccaattgccggatatttgggcgaccactgtaataagaaatataccgtttgcgcaggagtcatcatttggctgagcatgacacttaccctgtcattcatccctgacgggtacttcctgctcttcctgctgacgagtggactggttggagccggagaggcgactttctgcaccattgccccctccatcattgcagacctttttacaagtgaccagcggacccgcatgctgaacgtgttttactccgtcatacctgtaggctgcggactaggatacatcatcgggcccaaagtgactgatgcagcaaggggcgattggcactgggcatttcgggtcacccctggcctgggcctcatagctgtggctttgatgattttggtcacaaaggagcttccaagaacgactacaaacgggaagaagaacaacaaatcccagaagtttgccaaatgggcgacagatctgaaaaaactatttaaaaatcgaagcttcatgttaaccaccatgggatcgacggctgtatccttcatagtgggagccataggtgtatggggtccgtcatacctgacccacgcacgaacactcctacaagagaaggacccttgccgtgctgaaccatgtgactatcacgacatcctaatatttggtgtggttacagtcgtttccggcattctgggagttgtagcagggacggagataagtaaaagatatcgcaaatccaacccacgggcggacccgcttgtgtgtggatgcgcgatgatgctctccgccccttttcttctgttggcattgacttttggcaacatcagcctcgttgccaccaacatcttcatcttcctcggagagacgcttctgtcagtaaatttcaccctcatatctgacattatactaaaagtagtaactccgtggaggagatcttcagccctggccgtgcagatgacaatctatcacctcctaggtgacgccggcagcccgtacctcatcggcctgatatctgacacctacgaacgaggatatgccaaatcccctcttctgaaataccgcagcctggagtatgccctcatgacctgcaccataatggcagtcatcggaggggccttcttcatggccacggccctatatatagagagggacgaaaaagaagcagagatggaatcagaacctccgtcatcctcctcctcctcactgcttcctgccgatgaggaccgcgcttcagactga